Part of the Kitasatospora sp. NBC_00374 genome is shown below.
GCGCGCAGTCCGACGGCCGGGTCGCGGCTGCTCGCGGCTGCCGCGAGCTCCTTGGTCTCGCTCATGATGTCAACGTAGGTTGACGCCCCGGCGTTGTCAACCCTGGTTGACACTCTGGCCCGCTGGTAGGGTCCGGTCCCGTGTCCGAATCCTGGGTCGACGCCGCCGAACGCATCGGCATCGACCTCCACGTGACGCTCGCCCGGCCGGGGAGCCGGCAGGCCGCCCTCACCCGCGCCCTGCGCGAGGCGGTCCGGGAGGGCAGGCTGGCCCCCGGCACCCGGCTGCCGCCCTACCGCTCGCTCGCCGCCGACCTCGGGATCGCCCGCAACACCGTCGCCGGCGCCTACGCCGAGCTGGTCGCCGAAGGCTGGCTCGCCGCCCGGCAGGGCTCCGGCACCCGGGTGGCCGAGCGCGCCGCGCCACCCGAACCCGTCCACCGGCCCGCCGAGGCGCCGCGGAAGGCGCCCGGCCCCGCCCACGACCTGCGGCAGGGCCAGCCGGACGCCGCCTCCTTCCCCCGCACGGCCTGGCTCGCCGCCGCCCGCCGCGCCCTGAACGCCGCCCCCGACGAGGCCTTCGGACCCGGCGACCCGCAGGGCCGGATCGAGCTGCGCCGCGCCCTCGCCGAGTACCTGGCCCGCGCCCGCGGCGTACGCACCACACCGGACCGGATCGTCCTGTGCTCCGGCTTCGCCCACGCGCTGCGGCTGCTGTTCGGCGGCACCGGTGGCGCCGGGCGCGGACCCCTGCGCGGGCCGTTGGCCGTGGAGGCGTACGGGCTGGGCTTCCACCGCGACCTGCTGGCCCAGGCCGGAGTGCGCACCGTACCGCTGGAGATCGACGAACAGGGCGCCCGGGTGGCGGAGTTGGCCTCGCGCCGGGGCCTTCGGGCGGTGCTGCTCACCCCGGCGCACCAGTTCCCCACCGGCGGGCCGCTGCACGCCTCCCGGCGTACCGCGGCGGTCGACTGGGCCGGCACCCGCGACGGACTGCTCCTGGAGGACGACTACGACGGCGAGTTCCGCTACGACCGCGAACCCGTCGGCGCCGTCCAGGGGTTGGACCCGGAGCGGGTGCTCTACCTCGGCTCGGTGAGCAAGAGCCTCTCCCCGGCCCTCCGGCTGGGCTGGATGGTCCTGCCGGAGCGGCTGGTCGGGCCCGTCCTGGCGACCAAGGGGCAACGCGAGGCCTGGGCCGGCACCCTGGACCAGCTGACCCTGGCCGAGTTCCTCGCGTCCGGCCTCTACGACCGCCATGTGCGCCGGATGCGGCAGCGCTACCGGCACCGCCGTGACCGGCTCCTCGCGGCGCTCGCCGCGCACGCACCGCACATCGAGGTCACCGGGATCGCGGCCGGGCTGCACGCCGTCCTGC
Proteins encoded:
- a CDS encoding PLP-dependent aminotransferase family protein, coding for MSESWVDAAERIGIDLHVTLARPGSRQAALTRALREAVREGRLAPGTRLPPYRSLAADLGIARNTVAGAYAELVAEGWLAARQGSGTRVAERAAPPEPVHRPAEAPRKAPGPAHDLRQGQPDAASFPRTAWLAAARRALNAAPDEAFGPGDPQGRIELRRALAEYLARARGVRTTPDRIVLCSGFAHALRLLFGGTGGAGRGPLRGPLAVEAYGLGFHRDLLAQAGVRTVPLEIDEQGARVAELASRRGLRAVLLTPAHQFPTGGPLHASRRTAAVDWAGTRDGLLLEDDYDGEFRYDREPVGAVQGLDPERVLYLGSVSKSLSPALRLGWMVLPERLVGPVLATKGQREAWAGTLDQLTLAEFLASGLYDRHVRRMRQRYRHRRDRLLAALAAHAPHIEVTGIAAGLHAVLRLPAGTEAGALAAAARLGLAVDGLAAFRHPAAAAPATHGLVVGYATPPERAYGAALAALCRALPPDRG